In Cryptomeria japonica chromosome 10, Sugi_1.0, whole genome shotgun sequence, a genomic segment contains:
- the LOC131859516 gene encoding uncharacterized protein LOC131859516, whose amino-acid sequence MDSMQANSDGQQRPFHTFWHAMAGISIPCTAVWVFLGFHGITTAMNANGLFVNVFGVGSIVASFIVAVLLVVTRARGTDRTIFLTFLNSTILSMSGFLAAFYTVQPSSYIISLGFVSLACMAFNQFEIWSR is encoded by the exons ATGGATTCCATGCAG GCGAATTCTGATGGACAACAGCGCCCTTTTCATACGTTTTGGCATGCGATGGCCGGCATTTCCATTCCATGCACAGCCGTTTGGGTATTTCTTGGATTTCATGGCATAACCACCGCCATGAATGCTAATGGTCTTTTTGTCAATGTATTTGGAGTGGGTTCTATTGTTGCATCTTTTATCGTCGCAGTATTACTCGTGGTAACTAGGGCTCGGGGAACGGATCGTACAATTTTCCTCACCTTTTTGAATTCAACGATACTTTCCATGTCGGGTTTCCTTGCAGCTTTTTACACTGTGCAGCCGTCATCGTATATTATCAGTCTTGGTTTTGTTAGTTTAGCATGCATGGCTTTTAATCAGTTTGAAATATGGTCTCGCTGA